From Rhodamnia argentea isolate NSW1041297 chromosome 10, ASM2092103v1, whole genome shotgun sequence, a single genomic window includes:
- the LOC115739190 gene encoding LOW QUALITY PROTEIN: 50S ribosomal protein L16, chloroplastic (The sequence of the model RefSeq protein was modified relative to this genomic sequence to represent the inferred CDS: substituted 1 base at 1 genomic stop codon), which translates to MTAITLPLFVGLSHSRRVKKLRKKKNSTKKEKKKKLRKMAVIKIXKKTKYRKQHRGRMKGISYRGNHICFGKYVLRALEPAWITSRQIEAGRRAMSRNVCRGGKLWVRIFLDKPITVRPTETRMGSGKGSPDYWIAVIKPSIILYEMSGVAENIARKAISIAASKMHIRTQFIISE; encoded by the exons ATGACTGCAATCACTCTTCCTCTG TTCGTAGGTTTAAGCCATAGTCGGCGCGTgaagaaattgaggaaaaaaaaaaattcgaccaaaaaagaaaagaaaaagaaattgagaaaaatggcggtgattaaaatttaaaaaaaaacaaaa TATCGTAAACAACATAGAGGAAGAATGAAAGGAATATCTTATCGAGGTAATCATATTTGTTTCGGTAAATATGTTCTTCGGGCACTTGAACCCGCTTGGATCACATCTAGACAAATAGAAGCAGGGCGACGAGCAATGTCAAGAAATGTGTGCCGTGGTGGAAAACTATGGGTACGTATATTTCTAGACAAACCGATTACGGTAAGACCTACGGAAACACGTATGGGTTCGGGTAAAGGATCCCCCGATTATTGGATAGCTGTCATTAAACCAAGTATAATACTTTATGAAATGAGCGGGGTAGCAGAAAATATAGCTAGAAAGGCTATTTCAATAGCGGCGTCCAAAATGCATATACGAACTCAATTTATTATTTCGGAATAG